A region of Methanomicrobium sp. W14 DNA encodes the following proteins:
- a CDS encoding M42 family metallopeptidase — protein MLKDLLGKLSDAHGLSSYEGNIRDIIKEELAGYVDEMYTDRMGNLITVKKGDDFKFMVASHMDEIGFMVQYIDEKGFIKFVPIGGWFTPTAYTQRVVLHGKKGDITGVIGAKPPHVMSAEDRKKELKIEDMFIDIGAVSDKDAADLGIEIGTPITIDREYKELANGRITGKAMDNRVGVALQIEVLKQVKSPHTIYGVFTVQEELGLKGAKVSAFAINPDCAIATDVTIPGDHPGITKSEASVEMGKGPVLGLVSAAGRGLMADWNVSDWLRKAGDKNKIPYQLEVGDGGNTDATIIHLVREGIPSIPFSIASRYIHSPVEVVDLKDVENGIKLLVEALKTKPKFKN, from the coding sequence ATGTTAAAAGATTTATTGGGAAAACTTTCCGATGCACATGGCCTCTCAAGCTATGAAGGAAATATACGGGATATAATAAAAGAAGAGCTTGCGGGATATGTTGACGAAATGTACACCGACAGGATGGGAAACCTTATTACGGTCAAAAAAGGTGACGACTTTAAGTTCATGGTTGCGTCGCATATGGACGAAATAGGATTTATGGTCCAGTACATCGACGAAAAGGGTTTTATTAAATTCGTTCCGATAGGCGGATGGTTCACTCCGACGGCATATACCCAGAGAGTGGTTCTTCACGGCAAAAAAGGAGATATTACCGGGGTAATCGGTGCGAAGCCGCCTCATGTGATGTCGGCCGAGGACCGCAAAAAGGAACTTAAGATTGAGGATATGTTCATCGACATCGGTGCCGTCAGCGACAAGGACGCAGCGGACCTCGGAATAGAGATAGGGACTCCGATTACTATCGACCGTGAATATAAAGAGCTTGCAAACGGCAGGATAACCGGAAAGGCAATGGACAACCGTGTCGGCGTCGCTTTGCAGATTGAAGTTTTAAAACAGGTAAAATCACCTCATACAATATACGGTGTATTCACAGTTCAGGAGGAGCTTGGGCTTAAAGGGGCAAAAGTCAGTGCATTTGCAATAAACCCGGACTGCGCAATAGCAACGGATGTTACAATACCCGGCGATCACCCCGGGATTACGAAGAGTGAGGCTTCTGTTGAGATGGGCAAAGGGCCTGTTCTTGGTCTTGTCAGCGCCGCCGGAAGGGGTCTTATGGCGGACTGGAACGTATCCGACTGGCTCAGAAAAGCAGGTGACAAAAATAAAATACCATACCAGCTTGAAGTTGGAGACGGCGGAAACACCGATGCAACGATTATCCATCTCGTAAGGGAAGGTATACCAAGTATACCCTTCTCAATAGCGTCACGTTATATCCACTCTCCTGTAGAAGTAGTCGACTTAAAGGACGTGGAAAACGGAATAAAGCTTCTTGTCGAAGCCCTTAAGACAAAACCCAAATTCAAAAATTAA
- a CDS encoding argininosuccinate synthase has product MGKGKVVLAFSGGLDTSICVPLLKEHYGFDEVITVAVDVGQPPEDIKTATDKGNKIADRHYTIDIKDRFVEEQLFPSIKANGSYEGYPMGTALARPLIAEEIVKIARKEGAESVAHGCTGKGNDQLRFDFVFRKEGLNIIAPMREMNLTREWEMDYAEKHGVPVPVVKAKPYSVDENCWSRSIEGGVLEKPENHPSNDIYAWTVSSKDAPDEPEEVRIGFEKGIPVSLNGKKMNGIDLILELNCIAGRNGVGRNDMIEDRILGLKAREIYEHPAATVLLKAHPDLERLVLSRQELAFKHIVDEKWSELGYMGLIHEPLFEALSAFVDKTQERVTGFVDVILYKGSVTVAGRSSPNALYSDDLVSFESKTIDQNDAVGFSAYYGFQARIKDMIAKTKSE; this is encoded by the coding sequence ATGGGAAAAGGAAAAGTAGTTCTTGCCTTCTCAGGCGGTCTTGACACTTCAATATGTGTCCCGCTTTTAAAAGAGCATTATGGGTTTGATGAAGTAATTACCGTAGCAGTTGACGTGGGTCAGCCCCCGGAGGATATAAAAACAGCTACAGACAAAGGCAACAAAATTGCCGACAGGCATTATACAATAGACATCAAAGACAGGTTTGTCGAAGAGCAGCTGTTTCCGTCAATAAAGGCCAACGGCTCGTACGAGGGCTATCCTATGGGAACGGCGCTAGCACGTCCCCTAATAGCAGAAGAGATTGTAAAAATAGCCAGAAAGGAAGGTGCAGAAAGTGTTGCCCACGGGTGCACCGGAAAAGGCAACGATCAGCTGAGGTTTGACTTTGTCTTCAGAAAGGAGGGCCTTAATATAATCGCTCCTATGCGTGAGATGAACCTTACACGCGAATGGGAGATGGACTATGCCGAAAAGCACGGTGTACCTGTTCCTGTTGTAAAAGCAAAACCGTATTCTGTCGATGAAAACTGCTGGAGCAGGAGCATCGAGGGTGGTGTTCTGGAAAAACCCGAAAACCATCCGTCAAACGACATATATGCCTGGACAGTCTCTTCAAAGGACGCCCCGGACGAACCCGAAGAGGTCCGCATCGGGTTTGAAAAAGGTATCCCTGTGTCCTTAAACGGCAAAAAAATGAATGGAATAGACTTAATCCTTGAACTGAACTGTATAGCCGGAAGAAACGGTGTAGGAAGAAACGATATGATAGAAGACCGTATCCTGGGCCTTAAGGCACGTGAAATCTATGAGCACCCTGCGGCGACAGTTCTTCTGAAGGCTCATCCGGATCTTGAAAGGCTTGTATTAAGCCGCCAGGAACTTGCATTTAAGCATATCGTTGATGAAAAATGGTCAGAACTTGGATATATGGGGTTAATTCACGAACCTTTGTTTGAGGCACTGAGTGCATTTGTAGACAAGACCCAGGAGAGGGTTACTGGTTTTGTTGATGTTATACTGTACAAGGGAAGCGTTACAGTTGCAGGGAGAAGTTCCCCGAATGCCCTGTACTCCGATGATCTTGTTTCGTTTGAAAGCAAAACGATAGACCAGAATGATGCAGTGGGGTTCTCGGCATATTACGGTTTCCAGGCAAGAATAAAAGATATGATTGCAAAGACAAAATCGGAATAA
- a CDS encoding methanogenesis marker 14 protein — MCAFFSFKKKMPNIVESPPPPSMGQGAGMRVPEYKSKPYFIVASVEMGNTTTKCILTGTNLETGRTYVINKTVSMSRDVRPPKPGEAVFGETLVGTPITRESVTELVRDTLIQCHKEADLSIKDDLDFVVRSTGVVAAMDSPDQVGDFVIALANGCLAAGVPPKKMTPPMGINNLPLKLREFSFADKLTFCGTVAGVSPPVGSSGVEMVANEMEGELAMAGIKEGAKWTNVDFRNPCISIDFGTTLDGRITSDVPPDDEWPFAKTIGNFCGLAGAIPDAIVRGTGKVKENTGTALDLFGDKSLKSNLSKKKTKVVRDYEEQIRNIVDIRIVPSDRTRFGKVPVCADLAMKSGIAMIGSDAGVNFSGSDSLKAIGAEIYEKHGAGVLNDVIDNVCADIALRLVDVAAENKLVPPNSSIGFTGRAAISGRKPDYIMEGIEERGFYDDPYDHVIFVDDGLARGAALMGRCMCSMGKPKDPIGGVRGGPCIMSRRIKIGK, encoded by the coding sequence ATGTGTGCCTTTTTTAGTTTTAAAAAGAAGATGCCGAATATTGTAGAGAGCCCCCCTCCTCCATCCATGGGGCAGGGTGCAGGTATGAGGGTTCCTGAATACAAGTCAAAGCCTTATTTTATAGTGGCTTCGGTTGAGATGGGCAATACAACAACGAAATGCATCCTTACCGGCACCAATCTTGAGACAGGAAGGACTTACGTCATAAATAAAACCGTCTCGATGAGCAGGGACGTAAGACCGCCCAAACCCGGAGAGGCCGTGTTCGGTGAAACGCTTGTAGGGACACCAATAACAAGGGAGTCTGTGACAGAGCTTGTCAGGGATACTCTGATTCAGTGTCATAAGGAGGCAGACCTTTCAATAAAAGACGATCTGGACTTTGTCGTCAGAAGTACCGGAGTTGTTGCGGCAATGGACTCCCCGGACCAGGTAGGGGATTTTGTAATAGCCCTTGCAAACGGGTGCCTTGCGGCAGGAGTCCCTCCAAAAAAGATGACTCCTCCGATGGGTATTAATAATCTTCCTTTAAAATTAAGGGAATTCAGCTTTGCCGACAAACTTACGTTCTGCGGGACTGTTGCAGGAGTTTCGCCGCCTGTAGGGTCTTCGGGTGTTGAAATGGTTGCAAACGAGATGGAGGGCGAGCTTGCAATGGCCGGAATAAAGGAGGGTGCAAAATGGACAAACGTTGACTTCAGAAATCCGTGCATTTCCATTGATTTCGGTACGACGCTTGACGGGCGTATAACAAGCGATGTACCCCCCGATGACGAATGGCCTTTTGCAAAGACAATAGGCAATTTCTGCGGGCTTGCCGGCGCAATTCCAGATGCAATCGTCAGGGGAACCGGTAAAGTAAAGGAAAATACCGGGACTGCCCTTGATCTTTTCGGAGATAAAAGCCTGAAGAGTAACCTCTCCAAGAAGAAGACAAAGGTTGTTCGGGACTATGAAGAACAGATAAGAAATATTGTCGATATAAGAATAGTTCCTTCTGACAGGACACGCTTTGGAAAAGTGCCCGTATGTGCAGACCTTGCTATGAAGTCCGGAATTGCCATGATAGGCAGCGATGCCGGAGTCAACTTCAGTGGATCGGATAGCTTAAAAGCTATTGGTGCAGAGATATATGAAAAACATGGTGCAGGCGTCTTAAACGATGTCATTGACAATGTCTGTGCCGATATCGCACTGAGGCTTGTTGATGTAGCTGCCGAGAACAAACTTGTCCCGCCAAACTCTTCGATAGGATTCACAGGCCGTGCCGCGATTTCAGGAAGAAAACCTGACTATATTATGGAAGGTATTGAGGAAAGAGGGTTTTACGATGACCCTTACGATCATGTGATTTTTGTTGATGACGGGCTTGCAAGAGGTGCTGCTCTTATGGGAAGGTGCATGTGTTCAATGGGAAAGCCTAAAGACCCTATCGGCGGTGTAAGAGGCGGTCCCTGCATTATGTCAAGGCGTATAAAAATAGGGAAGTAG
- a CDS encoding DUF362 domain-containing protein, with protein MTYIITETCVGCGKCEPECPVDAIKEGSLYKIEPGKCVDCGLCDEICPVDAIYRKM; from the coding sequence ATGACATATATTATAACAGAAACCTGTGTAGGGTGCGGAAAGTGTGAACCCGAGTGCCCTGTTGACGCTATTAAAGAGGGGTCTCTCTATAAGATTGAGCCCGGCAAATGTGTTGACTGCGGTCTTTGTGATGAAATCTGCCCTGTCGACGCAATTTATCGCAAGATGTAA
- a CDS encoding peptidylprolyl isomerase — MTTKVRASHILVKTEAEAKDILSKINAGDDFGTLAKKFSTCPSGKKGGDLGWFSKGMMVKEFEEASFKTKKGDITGPVKTQFGYHIIKVTDTK; from the coding sequence ATGACAACAAAGGTCAGAGCTTCGCACATACTTGTAAAAACCGAGGCAGAGGCAAAAGATATCCTTTCAAAGATAAATGCAGGCGATGATTTCGGGACTCTTGCAAAAAAGTTTTCGACATGCCCCTCGGGCAAAAAGGGTGGAGACCTCGGCTGGTTCTCAAAAGGCATGATGGTAAAAGAGTTTGAGGAAGCAAGCTTTAAGACAAAAAAAGGAGATATCACAGGGCCTGTAAAGACACAGTTCGGATATCACATAATCAAAGTTACCGACACAAAATAA
- the argF gene encoding ornithine carbamoyltransferase: MKKDILSVTDLTKQEFADVLNLASDLKEKRKKGILGDLLYKKSLGMIFEKASTRTRISFETGMFELGGHAIFLNPNDMQLGRGEEIKDTARVLSGYLSAIMVRSFYHKTVEEIAKYATVPVINGLSDKEHPCQILADVMTMRETFGEDLSSLKVAWIGDGNNVCNSLILSSLYTRFEVRVSTPKGYGPDGDIVKSTIEAGGNVRFFESPDEAVLGSDVIYTDTWISMGSENEKEKRLRDFSGYCVSRKLMEKASPKAVVMHCLPAHRGEEITDEVIEGKNSIVWRQAENRLHAQKALLVKLLHK; encoded by the coding sequence ATGAAAAAGGATATCTTATCAGTTACAGACCTTACAAAACAGGAATTTGCGGATGTTTTAAACCTCGCATCAGACCTAAAGGAAAAAAGAAAAAAAGGGATACTTGGGGACCTCCTGTACAAAAAAAGCCTTGGGATGATATTTGAAAAAGCTTCTACAAGAACACGCATTTCATTTGAGACAGGAATGTTTGAACTTGGAGGACACGCGATATTTCTTAACCCTAACGACATGCAGCTTGGAAGAGGAGAAGAAATAAAAGACACCGCACGCGTCCTTTCAGGTTACCTCTCAGCGATTATGGTAAGGTCTTTCTATCACAAAACCGTTGAAGAAATAGCAAAATATGCAACTGTTCCCGTGATAAACGGTCTTTCCGACAAAGAGCACCCCTGCCAGATTCTTGCCGACGTCATGACTATGAGGGAGACGTTCGGAGAAGACCTTTCGTCACTGAAAGTCGCATGGATAGGCGACGGGAATAATGTCTGCAACTCGCTGATTTTATCATCTCTGTATACCCGATTTGAGGTGAGGGTCTCAACTCCCAAAGGCTATGGACCTGACGGGGATATTGTAAAATCGACGATTGAAGCCGGCGGAAACGTCAGATTCTTTGAAAGCCCTGATGAAGCTGTTTTAGGATCTGACGTGATATACACTGACACCTGGATATCCATGGGTTCTGAAAATGAAAAAGAAAAAAGACTCAGGGATTTTTCCGGATACTGCGTCAGCAGAAAGCTTATGGAAAAAGCGTCCCCAAAAGCTGTCGTTATGCACTGTCTTCCTGCACACAGGGGGGAAGAGATAACTGACGAAGTCATCGAAGGAAAAAACAGTATTGTATGGAGGCAGGCTGAAAACCGTCTTCACGCACAAAAGGCGCTTTTGGTAAAGCTCCTGCACAAATAA
- the purD gene encoding phosphoribosylamine--glycine ligase: MVMKILTVGGGGREHAIVKALSRSGSCEIYSVMAKKNPGIVGLCSDYLICRETDPVAITEFAIKSGAEYAVIGPEAPLEAGIVDFLEEHGVACVGPSRAAARLETDKAFCREMMSKYGVAGCPKYRVFHNSDDACEFIKDYDRDLAIKPIGLTGGKGVKIMGEHFEKDGACKYIKEIGGQVVLEERLLGEEFTLMAFVDGVHLVPMPLVQDHKRAFEGDIGPNTGGMGSYTMPDNMLPFVSETDYNKALSIMKDVVAYMKSAGTPYRGMLYGQFMNTSEGPKVIEFNARFGDPEAMNLLTLLKSDFCEIVKKIVEGTLSEADVEFEKKASVCKYLVPEGYPDSPKSGKPVEIGDLGEAYIYYANITEKNGKYYTQTSRTLAFVGCAETLKEAESIAESAAESVKGGVRHRKDIGTLEVLERRIRHMKEIR, translated from the coding sequence ATGGTTATGAAAATTCTTACCGTAGGCGGAGGAGGCAGAGAACATGCTATCGTAAAGGCTCTTTCACGAAGCGGTTCATGCGAAATATATTCTGTTATGGCAAAGAAAAACCCGGGCATTGTAGGGCTGTGTTCGGACTATCTTATATGCAGGGAGACTGACCCTGTTGCAATTACGGAGTTTGCCATAAAATCAGGTGCCGAATATGCAGTGATAGGACCTGAAGCTCCCCTTGAAGCCGGAATTGTGGACTTTCTTGAAGAACACGGGGTAGCCTGTGTGGGTCCGAGCCGTGCAGCAGCCCGTCTTGAGACAGACAAGGCGTTCTGCAGGGAAATGATGAGTAAATACGGGGTTGCAGGGTGCCCGAAATACCGCGTATTTCATAACTCTGATGACGCCTGTGAATTCATAAAGGACTATGACAGGGATCTTGCAATAAAACCCATAGGTCTTACAGGGGGAAAGGGTGTCAAAATAATGGGAGAGCACTTTGAAAAGGACGGTGCCTGCAAATATATTAAAGAAATAGGTGGGCAGGTCGTCCTTGAGGAAAGGCTTTTAGGCGAAGAGTTCACCCTTATGGCATTCGTCGACGGAGTCCACCTTGTCCCGATGCCCTTGGTCCAGGACCACAAAAGAGCTTTTGAAGGTGATATCGGGCCGAACACAGGGGGAATGGGTTCCTATACGATGCCTGATAACATGCTTCCGTTCGTCTCGGAGACTGACTACAATAAGGCACTTTCTATTATGAAGGACGTGGTTGCATACATGAAAAGTGCAGGCACACCTTACCGGGGAATGCTCTACGGTCAGTTCATGAACACTTCAGAAGGCCCGAAAGTCATAGAGTTCAACGCAAGGTTCGGTGACCCGGAGGCGATGAATCTTCTCACGCTGTTAAAATCCGATTTCTGCGAAATTGTAAAGAAGATTGTTGAAGGAACGCTTTCAGAAGCGGATGTGGAGTTCGAGAAAAAGGCATCAGTATGCAAGTACCTTGTCCCGGAAGGCTATCCGGACTCTCCCAAATCAGGTAAACCCGTAGAGATAGGCGACTTAGGGGAGGCATACATATACTATGCCAATATTACGGAAAAGAACGGAAAGTATTATACCCAGACTTCAAGGACCCTTGCATTCGTAGGCTGCGCCGAAACCCTCAAAGAGGCGGAATCTATTGCAGAGTCTGCCGCTGAATCAGTCAAAGGCGGTGTACGCCACAGAAAAGATATAGGGACACTCGAAGTCCTTGAAAGGCGCATCAGGCACATGAAGGAGATCAGATGA
- the pyrE gene encoding orotate phosphoribosyltransferase, producing the protein MVSEIADILIKYGAIEFGDFTLASGAKSTYYIDIKTASTNPALLSAIGSEIAKIAEKFDFDVIAGVAVGAVPIAVSVSLSSKKPYCIIRKEKKDHGISDNIIGDVKGKHVLLVEDVVTSGGSVIYGIEQLRKAGATADTVVAVVDREQGGCENLKKNNTKLYSLVRASEILNKSA; encoded by the coding sequence ATGGTAAGTGAAATTGCAGATATTCTTATTAAGTACGGCGCTATAGAGTTCGGAGACTTTACTCTTGCATCAGGAGCGAAAAGCACATATTATATAGATATTAAAACCGCATCTACAAATCCTGCGCTTTTGTCGGCCATAGGATCTGAGATTGCAAAAATAGCGGAAAAATTTGATTTCGACGTCATTGCGGGAGTAGCTGTAGGTGCAGTACCAATTGCCGTCTCCGTCTCTTTATCTTCAAAAAAACCATACTGTATTATCCGAAAGGAAAAAAAAGATCATGGAATATCAGATAATATAATAGGTGACGTAAAGGGAAAACATGTTCTTCTTGTAGAGGATGTTGTGACTTCCGGAGGAAGCGTAATCTACGGAATAGAACAGCTTAGAAAAGCAGGTGCAACAGCCGATACGGTTGTTGCGGTTGTCGACCGTGAACAGGGCGGCTGTGAAAACCTGAAAAAAAATAATACAAAACTTTATTCACTTGTACGAGCTTCAGAAATCCTGAATAAATCAGCCTGA
- a CDS encoding CDP-2,3-bis-(O-geranylgeranyl)-sn-glycerol synthase has product MLPAYVPNSAAAVFGGGKPIDFGRNWHDGRRIFGEGKTWRGFFGGVFSGIIIGLILILIGDKIGFSIHTPLSVTLLATGALLGDLIKSFFKRRLNKKRGEEWLIADQYDLVAGSLLLVLLFDPAWTFANITPAILLWILIVTPLLHRGANMIGYIIGVKDVPW; this is encoded by the coding sequence ATGCTGCCTGCATATGTTCCCAATTCGGCCGCTGCAGTATTCGGCGGAGGAAAACCAATTGACTTCGGCAGAAACTGGCATGACGGCAGGAGAATATTCGGAGAAGGAAAAACGTGGAGAGGATTTTTCGGAGGCGTTTTTTCAGGGATAATCATAGGACTTATTCTCATACTTATAGGGGATAAAATCGGATTTTCCATACATACGCCATTATCCGTAACCCTCCTTGCAACAGGTGCTCTTTTAGGAGACCTTATCAAGAGTTTTTTTAAAAGGAGACTCAACAAAAAACGCGGTGAGGAATGGCTGATAGCGGACCAGTATGACCTGGTTGCAGGATCACTTCTCCTGGTCCTGCTGTTTGACCCCGCCTGGACATTTGCAAACATAACCCCTGCAATACTTTTGTGGATACTTATAGTCACACCTCTATTACACAGGGGCGCCAATATGATAGGATACATAATAGGAGTCAAAGATGTTCCATGGTAA
- the tes gene encoding tetraether lipid synthase Tes: protein MVIKTTKGLCPECGALLPADIIEEDNQIWIVRTCPEHGKFKSLYWSDAEMYKRFDAYDTEGNGLENPQRCASSDECPFACGICNNHKSTTLLANIDLTNRCNLNCDFCFANARACGYVYEPSFDEVLSMLKMLRNEKPCPAPAVQFSGGEPTMRDDLVEIITAAKDLGFKQVQMATNGVKMARDKKLVKDLKEAGLSTVYLHFDGVTKETNPFINISKKAIENCAEVGQGIVLVPTVINGKNDHEVGNIIKFAADNIKVIRGVNFQPVAFTGAASEDDVIKERVTIPDLLDRIERQTDGELKKDYFYPIPCVVPVSKLVEAYTGKPQIEFTTHQHCGAATYAFVTEDGLVPVNKMIDVDEFFRVITIMSEKLDDKKTLNKYLTLAEGLKGFHSSFKKGENNSSGMFWKMLYQALVKQDFEALRDFHWNALFIGTMHFMDNYNYDVGRVQRCCIHYATPDGRLIPFCTYNSGPVFREQVWKKFSKPAGQHDPIEKVD, encoded by the coding sequence ATGGTGATAAAAACAACAAAGGGTCTTTGTCCTGAATGTGGCGCATTACTTCCTGCCGATATTATTGAGGAGGACAATCAGATATGGATTGTCAGGACATGCCCTGAACACGGCAAATTCAAAAGCCTGTATTGGTCGGATGCGGAGATGTACAAGCGTTTTGATGCATATGATACGGAAGGGAACGGTTTGGAAAATCCTCAGAGGTGTGCATCCAGTGATGAGTGCCCTTTTGCATGTGGCATATGCAACAATCATAAGTCCACTACGCTTCTTGCAAATATTGATCTTACAAACCGGTGCAACCTGAACTGTGATTTTTGTTTTGCAAATGCGCGTGCCTGCGGCTACGTCTACGAGCCGTCATTTGATGAAGTATTATCAATGCTTAAGATGCTGAGAAACGAGAAACCATGTCCTGCTCCTGCGGTTCAGTTTTCCGGCGGGGAACCGACGATGAGAGATGACCTGGTGGAAATTATTACGGCTGCAAAAGATTTGGGGTTTAAACAGGTTCAGATGGCCACAAACGGGGTAAAAATGGCAAGGGACAAAAAACTTGTAAAAGACCTGAAAGAGGCCGGGCTGAGCACTGTTTATCTTCACTTTGATGGGGTTACAAAAGAGACCAACCCTTTCATAAATATCAGCAAGAAAGCTATTGAAAACTGCGCTGAGGTCGGTCAGGGTATAGTTCTTGTACCAACCGTAATAAACGGAAAAAACGATCATGAAGTGGGGAATATCATCAAATTTGCTGCGGATAATATAAAAGTTATAAGGGGTGTAAATTTCCAGCCTGTCGCTTTTACAGGTGCTGCATCAGAGGACGATGTAATAAAGGAACGCGTGACGATTCCTGACCTGCTCGATAGAATAGAAAGACAGACTGACGGGGAACTGAAAAAAGATTATTTCTACCCTATTCCCTGCGTTGTCCCTGTTTCAAAGCTTGTTGAGGCTTACACCGGAAAACCGCAGATTGAGTTTACAACGCACCAGCACTGTGGTGCGGCAACTTATGCATTTGTGACGGAAGACGGTCTTGTTCCCGTAAACAAAATGATAGACGTTGACGAGTTTTTCAGGGTAATTACTATAATGTCTGAAAAACTTGATGATAAAAAAACTCTCAACAAATACCTGACTCTTGCCGAAGGTCTGAAAGGTTTTCATTCATCTTTTAAGAAAGGTGAAAACAACAGTTCCGGGATGTTCTGGAAAATGCTCTACCAGGCCCTCGTAAAACAGGACTTCGAAGCTTTAAGGGATTTCCACTGGAATGCTCTGTTTATAGGAACAATGCATTTTATGGACAACTACAACTATGATGTGGGAAGGGTTCAGAGGTGCTGTATACATTATGCAACACCTGACGGAAGACTGATTCCTTTCTGCACGTATAATTCCGGTCCGGTGTTCAGGGAACAGGTCTGGAAGAAGTTTTCAAAACCTGCCGGACAGCACGATCCGATTGAGAAAGTAGACTGA
- a CDS encoding RimK family alpha-L-glutamate ligase — protein MIRIVKKPTDTDSDNSTGMVADELSKRGVPFSYLDLNGTDPFSGEICGDLIWVCGIKQDGLQYEIINALNLNNRVANSPESIAVCASKVQTTARLLKNGISTPDTIFTGSLNDVEKFLEKHEKAVFKPVYGYDGNGIYPFSDISGLRDSPPFYVQEYIENDRDYRVFVIDGEAVGAIKRVSSSFAHNIHQGGCGSALQVIPEEMACIASQAAKAIETDYCGVDLLPKGDSYTVLEVNGTPNWHCMKAPIPSLLSEFLIDAGKSL, from the coding sequence ATGATACGCATAGTAAAAAAGCCGACTGACACAGATTCTGATAATTCCACCGGAATGGTTGCGGATGAATTATCCAAAAGAGGTGTCCCCTTTTCATATCTTGACCTTAACGGAACAGATCCTTTCTCCGGTGAAATATGCGGTGATCTTATATGGGTCTGCGGCATAAAGCAGGACGGACTGCAGTACGAGATAATAAACGCCCTTAACCTGAACAACAGGGTTGCGAACTCTCCTGAATCAATAGCTGTATGCGCAAGCAAGGTACAGACAACAGCAAGACTTCTGAAGAATGGTATAAGCACTCCTGATACCATATTTACCGGAAGTCTTAATGACGTTGAAAAATTCCTGGAAAAACATGAAAAAGCGGTCTTCAAGCCGGTTTATGGTTATGACGGAAACGGAATATACCCGTTTTCGGACATAAGCGGTCTAAGGGACAGCCCTCCGTTTTACGTGCAGGAGTACATAGAAAACGACCGCGATTACAGGGTTTTTGTAATTGACGGGGAAGCTGTGGGAGCAATAAAGAGGGTTTCCTCTTCCTTTGCGCACAATATACATCAGGGAGGCTGCGGGAGTGCACTGCAGGTAATCCCTGAAGAGATGGCCTGCATCGCCTCGCAGGCGGCGAAAGCCATAGAAACAGATTACTGTGGAGTTGATCTTCTGCCAAAGGGCGATTCGTATACTGTCCTTGAAGTGAACGGTACACCTAACTGGCACTGCATGAAGGCGCCAATACCGTCGCTTCTTTCAGAATTCCTGATAGATGCAGGTAAAAGTCTCTGA
- a CDS encoding UPF0058 family protein, with the protein MHKEELIALHQFMYTIKENFEKENPNAVFSEYDALKIKPNQIHKSKMEHKHAIFVLGEEIAQAMKEVEPSASKRIADRMHELALKTEKEIDENPEEKYP; encoded by the coding sequence GTGCATAAAGAAGAATTAATTGCTCTCCACCAGTTTATGTATACCATAAAGGAGAATTTTGAAAAAGAAAACCCGAACGCTGTTTTTTCGGAGTACGACGCCCTGAAAATCAAACCCAACCAGATTCATAAAAGCAAGATGGAGCACAAGCATGCTATATTTGTTCTGGGAGAAGAGATTGCGCAGGCTATGAAAGAGGTAGAGCCGTCAGCATCAAAAAGGATTGCCGACAGAATGCATGAACTCGCACTGAAAACAGAAAAAGAGATTGATGAAAATCCCGAAGAGAAATATCCGTAA